The following nucleotide sequence is from Dyella sp. BiH032.
GTGCTGTGCGGCTGCGACAAGACCATCCCCGCCGCCGCGATGGCGATGGCGCGGCTGGACATCCCGGCGGTGGCGCTCTACGGCGGCACCATCGCGCACGGCACGCACGACAACCATCCGATCACCATCCAGCAGGTGTTCGAAGCGGTGGGCGCGCACGGCGCGGGCAAGATCGACGACGCCGAGCTGACCGCGGTCGAGCGCGACGCCTGCCCGGGCGCGGGCGCCTGCGGCGGCCAGTTCACCGCCAACACCATGGCCATGGTGCTGACCACGCTGGGCCTGTCGCCGATGGGCTTCAACGACATCCCCGCCACGCATCCGGCCAAGGCCGCCGCTGCGCGCCGCTGCGGCGAGCTGGTGATGGACTGCCTGCGCGAGCAGCGCAAGCCGCGCGCGCTGATCAACCGCACCTCGCTGCGCAATGCCGCGCGCATGGTCGCCGCCACCGCCGGCTCCACCAACGCGGTGCTGCACCTGCTGGCGATCGCGCGCGAAGCCGGCGCGCCGTGGACGCTGGAGGATTTCGAACCCGCATCCAAGCACACGCCGGTGATCGCCGACCTGCTGCCGGGCGGGCGCTATACCGCGGTCGAGATGTTCGGCGCCGGCGGCAGCGCACGTGTAGCGCAGGAACTGATCGCCGCCGGCATGCTGGAGGACGTGCCCACGGTCACCGGCCGCAGCCTGTTCGCCGAGGCCGCGGCGGCGCCGCGCGCGGAGTCGCAGGACGTCATCCTGCCGGTGAGCCAGCCGCTCAAGCCGCGCGGTGGCTATTCCATCCTGTACGGCAACCTCGCGCCCGAGGGCTGCATTCTCAAACTCGCCGGCAAAGGCGCCACGCATTTCGAAGGCACCGCGCGCGTGTTCGAAAGCGAGGAAGAGGCTTTCGCCGCCGTGCAGCAGGGCCGCATCGCCAAGGGCGACGTCATCGTGATCCGCAACGAAGGCCCCGCCGGCGGCCCGGGCATGCGCGAGATGCTCGGCGTCACCGCCGCGCTGATCGGCCGTGGCCTGGGCGACGACGTGGCGCTGATCACCGATGGCCGCTTCTCCGGCGCGACGCACGGCTTCATGGTCGGCCACATGGCGCCCGAAGCGGTGCGCGGCGGCCCGATCGCGCTGCTGCGCGATGGCGACCGCATCCGCATCGATGCGGGCCTGCGCGAGATCGAGACCGATGCCGACCTGGCCGAGCGCCGCAAGCACTGGACGCCACCGGCGCCCAAGGTCACCCACGGCGCGCTGGCCAAGTACGCGCGCCTGGTCGGCTCCGCCTCGGATGGCGCGACCACCAACGCCGGTCTCGCGCCGGCCGCTTCAGACACCACCCCACGACACGTTCACGTCACCGCTACCGAAGGAGTCACCGCATGAGCAGCACCACCTCCAACCCGACGCTGGCCAATGCCCGCATCGCCGTGCTCGGCTACGGCAGCCAGGGCCGCGCGCACGCCCTCAACCTGCGCGACTCCGGCCTGGACGTCGTGGTCGGCCTGCGCAAGGGCGGCCCCTCGTGGGAGAAGGCCCGCGCCGAAGGTTTCAACGTGGCCGAACCGGGCGAAGCCGTGCGCGGCGCCGACCTGGTCGCCGTGCTGACGCCCGACATGGTGCAGCCGACGCTGTACAAGGAAGCGATCGAGCCGAACATCAAGCCCGGCGCCGCCTTGCTGTTCGCGCACGGCTTCAACGTGCACTTCAAGCAGATCGAGCCGCGCAAGGACATCGACGTGATCCTGGTGGCGCCGAAGGGCCCGGGTGCGCTGGTGCGCCGCGAGTATGAGATCGGCCGTGGCGTGCCCAGCATCTGGGCCATCCATCAGGACGTCACCGGCCAGGCCGAAGCGAAGGCCAAGGCCTATGCCGACGGCATCGGCGGCGGCCGCGCGCTGCTGATCAAGACCGACTTCAAGGAAGAGACCGAGACCGATCTGTTCGGCGAGCAGGCCGTGCTGTGCGGCGGCGCCAGCTCGCTGGTGCAGGCCGGCTTCGAGACGCTGGTGGAAGCCGGCTACCAGCCGGAGATCGCCTACTACGAAGTGCTGCACGAGCTGAAGCTGATCGTGGACCTGTTCTACGAAGGCGGCATCGCGCGCATGCTGGAGTTCGTCTCCGAGACCGCGCAGTACGGCGACTACGTGAGCGGCCCGCGCGTGATCGACGCCGGCACCAAGGAACGCATGAAGGACGTGCTGAAGGACATCCAGGACGGCACCTTCGCCCGCAACTGGATCGCCGAGTACCAGGCCGGCCTGCCGAACTACAAGCGCTTCAAGCAGGCGGACCTGGAACATCCGATCGAGCAGGTCGGCGCCAAGCTGCGCGCGCGCATGTCCTGGCTGCAGGCCGGCGCGGCCAAGGCCGCCGCCGAACCGCTGAAGAAAGCCGGCTGATCCACCCGCCCCTCGCCCTGACCGGCGAGGGGCTCTCATTTTCAAGCGAGGAACCGCGACACCATGAACGCCCTCTTGCCGGACATCGCCGCCGTCACGGCCGACGACGCCACCCATCCCCTCAATGCGCTGCGCATGAGCGGCGCGGAGGTGGTGGTGCAGGTACTCGCCGACGAGGGCGTGGACGTGCTGTTCGGCTATTCGGGCGGCGCCATCCTGCCGGTGTACGACGCGGTGTTCCGCTACAACGCCACCCATATCGGCCCCAATGGCGGCGAACCCATGCCGCTGATCGTGCCGGCCAACGAACAGGGCGCCGGCTTCATGGCCGCCGGTTACGCGCGCGCCTCGGGCAAGGTCGGCGTGGCCATCGTCACGTCCGGCCCGGGCGCCACCAACATGGTCACCCCGGTACGCGATTCGATGGCCGACTCGGTGCCGATGGTGGTGATCTGCGGCCAGGTGCCGACCACCGCGATCGGCTCCGATGCGTTCCAGGAAGCGCCGATCAGCAACATCATGAGCGCCTGCGCCAAGCACGTGTTCTTGGTCACCGACGCCGAGAAGCTGGAAGCGACCCTGCGCACGGCCTTCGAGATCGCCCGCAGCGGCCGGCCCGGCCCGGTAGTCGTGGACATCCCCAAGGACGTACAGAACACGCCGCTGCCGTTCCGTGGCGAAGGCCTGCTGCCGATGCCGGGCTACCGCGCACGCTTGCAGCGCCTGGAGCAGTCTTCGCTGGACGACGCCTCGTGCGCCGCCTTCTTCGAAGCGCTGGCGCGATCGGCGCGCCCATTGATCTATGCCGGTGGCGGCGTGATCTCTTCCGGGGCCGCGGACGCGCTGCGCGCCTTCGTCACCGATTACGGCTTGCCGGTCACCACCACGCTGATGGGCCTGGGCGCCTACGACACCACCGAGCCGCTGGCCCTGCACATGCTCGGCATGCACGGTACGGCCTATGCCAATTACGCGGTGGAGGATTGCGATTTCCTGTTCGCGCTGGGCGCGCGCTTCGACGACCGCGTGGCCGGCGTGCCGGATCGTTTCGCGCCGCAGGCGAGGTTTGTCGCCCAGATCGACATCGACCCGGCCGAGATCGGCAAGGTCAAGGCCGTGGATTGGCAGCACACCGGCGACCTCGGCCGCACGCTGGAGCAACTGCGCGCCTGGGGCGAACGCCACGGCTGGCGCGCAAAGCTGGCGGGCCGCTACGCGCCATGGCACGAGCACGTGGCGGCGCTGAAGCGCGACCACGCTTTGAATTACGACCGCGAAAGTCCGCTGATCCAGCCCTATGCGGTGATCGAGGAAATCAACCGCCACACCCACGGCCGCGCGGTGATCAGCACCGGCGTCGGCCAGCACCAGATGTGGGCGGCGCAGTATTTCGACTTTCGCGAACCGCGGCATTGGCTGAGTTCCGGTTCCATGGGCACGATGGGCTTCGGCCTGCCCGCGGCGATCGGCGCGCAGTTCGCACGACGCGACGCGGTGGTGATCGACATCGATGGCGACGCCAGCATCCGCATGAACCTGGGCGAGCTGGAAACCGTCACCACCTACGGCCTGCCGGTGAAGGTCGTGGTGCTCAACAACATCGGCGACGGCATGGTGCGGCAGTGGCAGAAGCTGTTCTTCCGCGGGCGCTTCGCCTCTTCCGACAAGAGCCTGCACCGCAAGGACTTCATCAAGGCCGCGCAGGCCGACGGCTTCGAGTGGGCGCGACGGTTGGAACGCAAGGAAGAGTTGGCATCGACCATCGCCGACTTCCTGGCCCATCCCGGCCCGGCTTTCCTGGAAGTGATGATCGACCCCGACGCGGGCGTTTACCCGATGGTGGGGCCCGGCGCCACCTACGCGCAGATGATCACCGGCGACCACATCGCCTCGCGCCAGGCCGTGAAGGCCGACGGCGCCGCCAGCGACATGTTCTGAGAAACGATATGAAACACACGCTTTCCATCCTGTTGCAGAACGAAGCCGGCGCCCTGGTGCGCGTGGCCGGGCTGTTTTCCGCGCGCGGCTTCAACATCGACTCGCTCACCGTCGCGGCCACGCAGGACCCGGCCGTGTCGCGCCTGACCCTGGTCATGCAGGGTGCGGACAGCGCGGTGGACCAGCTCATCAAGCAGACCCGCAAGCTGGTTGACGTGATCGAAGTGAGCCAAGCCGCCGGCGCGGAAGCGCTGCCGTGAATGCGGTAGCCGCCGGCCGGCCCGTCACCCGCGACGGCGACGAAGGCTGGGAACGCGACCTGCTGCGCCGCACGCTCGGCGCGCGCGTCTACGACGTGGCACGCGAAAGTCCGCTCGAACCTGCGCCGCTGCTGTCGGCCAAGCTCGGCCAGCGCGTGCTGTTCAAGCGCGAGGACCAGCAGCCGGTGTTCTCGTTCAAGCTGCGCGGCGCCTACAACAAGATGGTGGCACTGGATGCCGCGCAACGCGCGCGCGGCGTGATCGCCGCCTCTGCGGGCAACCACGCGCAGGGCGTGGCCCTGGCCGCCGCGAAGCTCGGCCTGCGCGCCACCATCGTGATGCCGGTGACCGCGCCGCAGGTGAAGATCGATGCGGTGCGGCGGCTCGGCGGCGCCTGGGTCGAGGTGGTGCTGGCCGGCGATTCGTACAGCGACGCCCAGGCCGAGGCGGCGCGCCTGCAGGAGACGCACGGCTACACCTTCGTGCATCCATTCGACGACCCGGCGGTGATCGCGGGCCAGGCCACGGTAGGCATGGAAATCCTGCGCCAGCACCCCGGACCGCTGCACGCGATCTTCGTGCCGGTGGGCGGCGGCGGCCTGCTCGCCGGCGTGGCCGCGTACGTCAAGGCGCTGCGGCCCGAGGTGAAGGTGATCGGCGTGCAGACGGTCGACTCGGATGCGATGGCGCGTTCGCTGGAAGCAGGCGAGCGCGTGACGCTCGACGAAGTGGGCCTGTTCGCCGACGGCACGGCGGTGAAGCGCGTGGGCGCGGAGACCTTCGCGCTCTGCCGGCGCCACGTCGACGCCATGGTGCGGGTGGATACAGATGCCATCTGCGCGGCGATTCGCGACGTGTTCCAGGACACGCGCTGCGTGCCCGAGCCCTCAGGCGCGCTGGCTGTCGCGGGCCTGAAGCAGTACGCGGCGGCGCACGGACTGCGCGACGAAACGCTGGTCGCCATCGTGTCCGGCGCGAATCTCAATTTCGATCGCCTGCGCTTCGTCGCCGAGCGCGCCGAGGTGGGCGAACAGCGCGAGGCCGTGTTCGCGGTGACCATCCCAGAGGAACGCGGCAGCTTCCGGCGTTTCTGCGCCGCGCTGGGCCAGCGCGCGATCACCGAGTTCAACTACCGCATCGGCGACGCCGCCAGCGCGCACATCTTCGTCGGCATCCAGATCCGCAGCCGCGACGAGCGCGAGGCCCTCACCGCTTCCTTCGCCGCGGAAGGCTTCGGCGTATTGGACCTCACCGATGACGAACTGGCCAAGCTGCACCTGCGGCACATGATCGGCGGCCGCTCGCCGCTGGCCCGCGACGAGCTGTTGTACCGCTTCGAGTTCCCGGAACGCCCCGGCGCGCTGACCCGCTTCCTGGGCCAGCTGCATCCGGACTGGAACATCAGCCTGTTCCACTACCGCAACCACGGCGCCGACTACGGCCGTATCCTGGTCGGCATCCAGGTGCCGCAGCACGAGCGTGCGCTGTTCGAGACCTTCCTGGCGACGCTGGGCTATCCGCACTGGAACGAGAGCGCGAACGCGGCATACCGCCTTCTGCTCGGCAACTGACGCCGGCCTTGCGCGCAAGCTCCATGTGCACGCGCACAATTGCGTAAGCGCGAACGCACTTCGTCGCGATCGCGTGAAGCATGTCATCGCAGGCGTTGTCTCGCGCCGCGCATTTGATGATCGCGTTCGCGCTTTGGCGATGTTCGCGCTTGACACGATTTTTTTCGCAGAGCAGCTTCGGGCCCGGGAGGCGATCGGCGCGTAAGCGTCGATCGGTCGTTGTTCGCACGACGAAACGGGAGTCACTCATGTCGCAACGCGATGCGTCGCGTCCGCAAGGACGCGTCTGGGGAAGTGCGCGCCGCTGGGGAATGGCCATGCTGGGGATTTCGATGTCGCTCGCCGCATCGGCGCAGGACAACCCGCCGGCCGACCAGCAGAAAGCCAAGACGCTGGAAGGCGTGCAAGTGGTCGGTTCGCGCGCCAAGGACCGCACGGCGGCCGAAACGCCGGCGCCGGTCGACGTGATCGGGCGCGAGCAATTGGAAAGCGCCGGCGTCGTCGAGGTCGGCCAGGCGCTGCAGATGCTGGAGCCGAGCTTCAACTTCTCGCGCACTTTCGTCAGCGACGGCACGGATACCATCCGCCCGGCGACGCTGCGCGGCCTCGGTCCCGACCAGGTGCTGGTGCTGGTCAACGGCAAGCGCCGGCACCAGCAGGCACTCGTCAACGTGCAGCAGACGATCGGACGCGGCTCGGCCGGCACGGACATCAACGCGATTCCCATCTCTGCGATCGAACGTATCGAGGTGCTGCGCGATGGCGCCGCCGCGCAGTACGGCTCGGATGCAATCTCCGGCGTGATCAACATCGTGCTGAAGAAGCAAGTGGGCGAGACCGACGTGTCGCTGACCGGCGGCCAGACCTACAAGGGCGATGGCTTC
It contains:
- the ilvN gene encoding acetolactate synthase small subunit produces the protein MKHTLSILLQNEAGALVRVAGLFSARGFNIDSLTVAATQDPAVSRLTLVMQGADSAVDQLIKQTRKLVDVIEVSQAAGAEALP
- the ilvC gene encoding ketol-acid reductoisomerase codes for the protein MSSTTSNPTLANARIAVLGYGSQGRAHALNLRDSGLDVVVGLRKGGPSWEKARAEGFNVAEPGEAVRGADLVAVLTPDMVQPTLYKEAIEPNIKPGAALLFAHGFNVHFKQIEPRKDIDVILVAPKGPGALVRREYEIGRGVPSIWAIHQDVTGQAEAKAKAYADGIGGGRALLIKTDFKEETETDLFGEQAVLCGGASSLVQAGFETLVEAGYQPEIAYYEVLHELKLIVDLFYEGGIARMLEFVSETAQYGDYVSGPRVIDAGTKERMKDVLKDIQDGTFARNWIAEYQAGLPNYKRFKQADLEHPIEQVGAKLRARMSWLQAGAAKAAAEPLKKAG
- the ilvB gene encoding biosynthetic-type acetolactate synthase large subunit, with the protein product MSGAEVVVQVLADEGVDVLFGYSGGAILPVYDAVFRYNATHIGPNGGEPMPLIVPANEQGAGFMAAGYARASGKVGVAIVTSGPGATNMVTPVRDSMADSVPMVVICGQVPTTAIGSDAFQEAPISNIMSACAKHVFLVTDAEKLEATLRTAFEIARSGRPGPVVVDIPKDVQNTPLPFRGEGLLPMPGYRARLQRLEQSSLDDASCAAFFEALARSARPLIYAGGGVISSGAADALRAFVTDYGLPVTTTLMGLGAYDTTEPLALHMLGMHGTAYANYAVEDCDFLFALGARFDDRVAGVPDRFAPQARFVAQIDIDPAEIGKVKAVDWQHTGDLGRTLEQLRAWGERHGWRAKLAGRYAPWHEHVAALKRDHALNYDRESPLIQPYAVIEEINRHTHGRAVISTGVGQHQMWAAQYFDFREPRHWLSSGSMGTMGFGLPAAIGAQFARRDAVVIDIDGDASIRMNLGELETVTTYGLPVKVVVLNNIGDGMVRQWQKLFFRGRFASSDKSLHRKDFIKAAQADGFEWARRLERKEELASTIADFLAHPGPAFLEVMIDPDAGVYPMVGPGATYAQMITGDHIASRQAVKADGAASDMF
- the ilvA gene encoding threonine ammonia-lyase, biosynthetic, which encodes MNAVAAGRPVTRDGDEGWERDLLRRTLGARVYDVARESPLEPAPLLSAKLGQRVLFKREDQQPVFSFKLRGAYNKMVALDAAQRARGVIAASAGNHAQGVALAAAKLGLRATIVMPVTAPQVKIDAVRRLGGAWVEVVLAGDSYSDAQAEAARLQETHGYTFVHPFDDPAVIAGQATVGMEILRQHPGPLHAIFVPVGGGGLLAGVAAYVKALRPEVKVIGVQTVDSDAMARSLEAGERVTLDEVGLFADGTAVKRVGAETFALCRRHVDAMVRVDTDAICAAIRDVFQDTRCVPEPSGALAVAGLKQYAAAHGLRDETLVAIVSGANLNFDRLRFVAERAEVGEQREAVFAVTIPEERGSFRRFCAALGQRAITEFNYRIGDAASAHIFVGIQIRSRDEREALTASFAAEGFGVLDLTDDELAKLHLRHMIGGRSPLARDELLYRFEFPERPGALTRFLGQLHPDWNISLFHYRNHGADYGRILVGIQVPQHERALFETFLATLGYPHWNESANAAYRLLLGN
- the ilvD gene encoding dihydroxy-acid dehydratase, encoding MRSDLIKTGADRAPARAMLRATGLDDGAIAKPLVAVVHTWSNVSPCNLNLRELAEHVAEGIRAAGGTPVEFNTIAVTDGIAMGTPGMRASLISREVITDSIELAVDGHCLDAMVVLCGCDKTIPAAAMAMARLDIPAVALYGGTIAHGTHDNHPITIQQVFEAVGAHGAGKIDDAELTAVERDACPGAGACGGQFTANTMAMVLTTLGLSPMGFNDIPATHPAKAAAARRCGELVMDCLREQRKPRALINRTSLRNAARMVAATAGSTNAVLHLLAIAREAGAPWTLEDFEPASKHTPVIADLLPGGRYTAVEMFGAGGSARVAQELIAAGMLEDVPTVTGRSLFAEAAAAPRAESQDVILPVSQPLKPRGGYSILYGNLAPEGCILKLAGKGATHFEGTARVFESEEEAFAAVQQGRIAKGDVIVIRNEGPAGGPGMREMLGVTAALIGRGLGDDVALITDGRFSGATHGFMVGHMAPEAVRGGPIALLRDGDRIRIDAGLREIETDADLAERRKHWTPPAPKVTHGALAKYARLVGSASDGATTNAGLAPAASDTTPRHVHVTATEGVTA